The Paramisgurnus dabryanus chromosome 3, PD_genome_1.1, whole genome shotgun sequence genome includes a window with the following:
- the rbbp6 gene encoding E3 ubiquitin-protein ligase RBBP6 isoform X2, whose protein sequence is MSCVHYKFSSKLNYDTVTFDGLHITLSDLKRQIMGREKLKAADCDLQITNAQTKEEYTDEGALIPKNSSVIIRRIPIGGVKSTSKTYVIDRSEPSSGSSKAIDESSSISLALLSKTANLAETNASEEDKIKAMMSQSNHEYDPIHYTKKLTGPPPPNYTCFRCGKTGHYIRNCPTNADRSFEAPQRIKKSTGIPRSFMVEVDDPNRKGVMLTNSGIYAIPTIDAEAYAIGKKEKPPFLPQNQSSSSEEEDPVPDELLCLICKDLMTDAVVIPCCGNSYCDECIRTCLLESEEHVCPTCKQSDVSPDALIANKFLRQAVNNFRNETGYTKRIRKAAQAATLGSQTQAPVQRPPMKLASSRQQDPLMANVQSSTPSSTPPQSMPVALSPSPPRPSSSTPPPPVSSSTVQSSSAPAVSDYSPTVDSPPHSTKQEDPPLAKESEVPTSSAVPSSESPVATTTAVSKGYHVPVIGQPNMPQHVMHNRSGGQPRPSGQRPTGSRPTWEPHDRSTNRGRGPNDRPPRTQPPPPPMQNLPPVQCTGAPMYMPPALFPPPPHPMPQPPGVIPPQYPMHYPPGQQPPPPYNLPPPVFPPVPPNVQAPWGPPGTQPPIPNPIPTMPAEPFLSKEEFYRQQRRLKEDSQCRFVTREKKSKLDEFTNDFAKELLEYRKIQKERRRSFSRSKSPYRDSTYSGSSYSYSKSRSRSRSPRSYSRSLSRSRSRSRSRSRSRSFSRSPYSRRGRGRSRSFRSRSRSPAYHRSRSRSPSYRARDVSGAAGGIYRSRSRTPPFKNQSPGKKVPPTAPMESERKYNSRYRELPPYDAKAYYGRNVDHSDPYERERYREWEREYREWYDKYLKSYDNPPPGGQLRGRGSRDPYTPERYPPPRPRENSPYGRGERREDYPPPPQSRGGPPRGRGPMTYQEKCTEKYTHIHVNTTGPSRGLKESSKPIKDREASGSTGTESKSLKHKKHRKKKRDDGDLFSHSDSMDETRKDDRKGDSMLMNSNRDDATPVRDEPMDSTAVPYKSTPEKDKKEKTKSKTDKVKRKSESSGQKKEITGKVVKPVKEKEAEAPREKVAPPEPAIKRVKDEPSHKPEASKSQTIESKLMLPRKLMHSRPIKHHQDPKPVKEDPKNKKELAKDSAKQDKVPIKDVKVKKEPEKTVKPEEKIPTKAVDSKPDRKKRKDEKTSLKDLDAPPVKVAKMEVVNVAKSSPKSKPKPESERPIEKEKPAIPSLLDIKPEPVRKIKINREIGKRISSIDRPVSGDDSAHAPSKGRLEKPRGKLRRKVHVSDGSGSVLVDYTSTSSTGGSPIRKHEEKLDLKKTVVKTLEEYTNDSSTPAEDEIVMIKVPRSKWEKEDYESEEDDSKGNIKTSSVNTSSSPPVDENTAAKPTDKESPDAAKPPSARKEAPVDVKPAKESTSSDKERDTDKEKDREKERDRANESDVRASEREVTDKRKPNQERERARERGSEHGGERSSSHSSRDRPADRPEPTSRKPAGRETATGVANRKPDHREDSRDHMGTRSKDDREPIRRRVSPSPPSRVKDSHVDSGKKDNDVSQESRSPIRDKKTSSQSLSEPKRTGTEDHKTDSSLTKESQSSRHSDVRPTKDKEHRTPHRALTPEPKTDGEKAPSHSDHIKVPSARTTRLASDLARETDEAAFVPDYSESESEPSDMEGKTDQRGQERDSSASPSPSGSPGHNSSPSSPGSQDSKKKKKDKKEKKKHKKHKKHKKHKKHTSNESESELKGQKHKHKKKKSKKSKDKDKDEKDKEESEREEQRTKVSV, encoded by the exons ATGTCTTGTGTCCATTACAAGTTTTCTTCTAAACTTAACTACGACACGGTCACCTTTGATGGCCTTCACATCACGCTCAGTGATCTGAAACGCCAAATCATGGGGCGAGAAAAACTGAAGGCCGCGGACTGCGACCTGCAAATCACCAACGCGCAAACAAAAGAAG AATACACTGATGAAGGAGCACTCATACCCAAAAACTCATCTGTTATCATCAGACGTATCCCTATTGGAGGGGTCAAGTCGACAAGTAAAACATATGTCAT CGATCGATCTGAACCATCAAGTGGATCTTCAAAAGCA ATTGATGAGTCTTCTTCCATTTCACTGGCCCTGCTTTCAAAG ACAGCCAATCTTGCTGAAACAAATGCGTCAGAGGAAGACAAAATTAAAGCAATGATGTCTCAGTCCAACCATGAATATGACCCCATCCA TTATACAAAAAAGCTTACCGGTCCACCCCCACCAAACTACACGTGCTTTCGCTGTGGAAAAACCGGACATTACATCAGAAACTGCCCAACGAATGCG GATCGAAGTTTCGAAGCTCCTCAACGGATTAAGAAAAGCACAGGAATTCCTCGCAGTTTCATGGTGGAGGTAGATGATCCTAACAGAAAGGGAGTCATGCTGACCAACAGTGGAATATATGCCATTCCCACCATTGATGC TGAGGCGTATGCTATTGGGAAGAAAGAGAAACCGCCTTTTTTGCCCCAGAATCAGTCTTCGTCCTCCGAGGAAGAAGATCCAGTGCCTGATGAGCTGTTGTGTCTGATCTGCAAAGATCTTATGACTGATGCTGTTGTTATTCCCTGCTGTGGAAATAGCTACTGTGATGAGT GTATTCGGACATGTTTGCTGGAGTCTGAAGAACATGTTTGCCCCACGTGCAAACAATCGGATGTTTCTCCTGATGCTCTGATTGCCAACAAGTTTTTGCGTCAA GCAGTAAATAATTTTAGGAATGAAACTGGATACACCAAAAGGATTCGCAAAGCTGCACAGGCGGCTACATTAGGATCCCAGACTCAGGCTCCTGTGCAGCGACCGCCAATGAAACTGGCCTCCTCACGCCAACAGGACCCTCTTATGGCCAATGTTCAGAGCTCAACACCTTCCAGCACCCCTCCTCAGAGCATGCCAGTTGCCTTGTCTCCTTCTCCCCCTCGCCCGTCCTCCAGTACACCACCACCACCTGTCAGCAGCTCTACTGTACAGAGTAGCAGTGCACCTGCAGTCTCAGACTACAGCCCTACGGTGGACTCTCCTCCGCACTCTACCAAGCAGGAGGACCCGCCATTGGCCAA GGAATCTGAGGTCCCCACATCTTCTGCTGTGCCTTCATCTGAAAGCCCTGTGGCGACAACTACTGCCGTTTCGAAA GGATACCATGTACCTGTTATTGGGCAGCCCAATATGCCACAGCACGTCATGCACAACAGATCAG GAGGACAGCCAAGGCCTAGTGGACAAAGGCCAACTGGGAGCCGTCCTACATGGGAACC TCATGACAGGTCCACAAATAGAGGCAGAGGTCCTAATGATCGACCACCAAGAACACAGCCACCTCCTCCTCCAATGCAAAATCTTCCTCCTGTGCAGTGTACAGGAGCTCCAATGTACATGCCTCCTGCTCTCTTTCCACCTCCTCCACACCCTATGCCTCAGCCACCTGGTGTGATTCCTCCGCAGTATCCTATGCATTATCCTCCAGGACAGCAACCTCCTCCTCCCTACAACCTACCACCACCGGTTTTCCCACCAGTCCCACCTAATGTCCAGGCTCCTTGGGGGCCTCCAGGGACTCAACCGCCTATTCCCAACCCAATCCCCACTATGCCAGCAGAACCTTTCCTGTCCAAGGAAGAATTCTACAGACAGCAGCGCAGACTAAAGGAAGA TTCCCAATGTCGATTCGTTACCAGGGAGAAGAAATCTAAGCTTGATGAATTTACCAATGACTTTGCCAAAGAGCTGTTGGAGTATAGAAAGATCCAAAAGGAGAGAAGGCGATCCTTTTCTAG ATCAAAATCTCCTTACAGGGACTCCACATACAGCGGCTCATCGTATTCCTATTCAAAATCTCGCTCTAGGTCCAGATCACCACGCTCATATTCTCGATCATTATCCCGCTCACGTTCTAGATCCCGCTCGCGTTCCCGGTCACGCTCCTTCTCACGTTCACCGTACTCCCGCAGAGGCCGAGGTCGGAGTCGCAGCTTTCGGTCTAGATCACGGAGTCCGGCGTACCATCGTTCTAGGAGCCGATCACCATCATATAGGGCTCGAGATGTGAGTGGAGCGGCCGGTGGAATTTATCGTTCCCGCTCCAGGACGCCACCGTTTAAGAACCAAAGTCCCGGCAAGAAAGTTCCACCTACTGCTCCGATGGAGAGCGAGCGCAAGTACAACAGCAGATACAGAGAGCTTCCTCCTTATGATGCTAAAGCTTACTATGGACGAAATGTAGATCATAGTGATCCCTACGAGAGAGAGCGCTACCGAGAGTGGGAAAGAGAGTACAGGGAGTGGTACGACAAATACCTCAAAAGCTACGACAACCCACCCCCAGGTGGTCAGCTTCGAGGCCGTGGCAGTAGAGATCCTTATACTCCTGAACGTTATCCTCCTCCTCGACCAAGAGAAAACTCCCCTTACGGCAGGGGGGAACGTCGAGAGGATTACCCACCTCCACCTCAGAGCCGCGGTGGCCCTCCGAGAGGCCGCGGTCCCATGACGTACCAAGAAAAGTGCACTGAGAAGTACACCCACATCCATGTCAACACTACTGGACCTAGCAGAGGACTTAAAGAATCTTCTAAACCTATTAAGGATCGAGAGGCCAGTGGCAGCACTGGCACAGAGTCCAAGTCCCTGAAACACAAGAAACATCGCAAGAAAAAGAGAGATGACGGTGACCTCTTTAGCCACTCTGACTCTATGGATGAAACCAGGAAAGATGATCGCAAAGGAGACTCCATGCTTATGAATTCAAACCGTGATGATGCCACACCTGTCAGGGATGAGCCCATGGATAGCACAGCTGTACCCTACAAGAGCACCCCTGAAAAAGACAAGAAAGAGAAGACTAAAAGCAAGACTGACAAAGTTAAACGCAAGTCTGAGAGCAGTGGACAGAAAAAGGAAATAACAGGAAAGGTGGTTAAGCCGGTTAAAGAAAAAGAGGCGGAAGCACCACGAGAGAAGGTGGCTCCCCCTGAACCGGCAATTAAGAGAGTAAAAGACGAACCATCCCACAAACCTGAAGCAAGCAAATCTCAGACCATCGAGTCTAAACTCATGCTCCCTCGTAAGCTCATGCATTCCAGGCCCATCAAACACCATCAAGACCCGAAGCCGGTCAAAGAGGATCCTAAGAACAAAAAAGAACTGGCGAAGGATTCTGCAAAGCAAGACAAGGTTCCCATCAAAGATGTTAAGGTGAAGAAAGAGCCAGAGAAGACGGTGAAACCTGAGGAAAAAATCCCCACCAAGGCAGTTGATAGTAAACCAGATAGAAAAAAACGGAAAGATGAAAAGACATCTCTGAAAGACCTCGACGCTCCTCCAGTAAAAGTAGCTAAAATGGAAGTTGTCAACGTAGCCAAAAGCTCGCCAAAATCTAAACCAAAGCCGGAGAGCGAAAGGCCGATCGAGAAGGAGAAACCTGCCATTCCGTCCCTGTTGGATATTAAGCCAGAACCCGTTAGAAAGATTAAAATTAACAGAGAAATTGGCAAAAGAATATCTAGCATAGATCGCCCTGTTTCAGGAGACGACTCTGCTCATGCCCCGTCAAAGGGCAGGTTAGAAAAGCCAAGAGGAAAATTGAGAAGGAAGGTACATGTTTCTGATGGCTCAGGATCTGTACTTGTCGATTACACCAG CACCAGCTCCACAGGTGGAAGCCCTATCAGAAAGCATGAGGAGAAGCTTGACCTAAAGAAGACTGTGGTGAAGACACTGGAGGAGTACACCAATGACAGCTCCACCCCTGCAGAGGATGAAATTGTCATGATAAAAGTGCCCCGCTCCAAATGGGAAAAAGAAGACTATGAATCGGAGGAAGATGATTCAAAGGGCAACATTAAAACTTCCAGCGTCAACACATCCAGCTCTCCACCCGTGGATGAGAACACTGCTGCCAAACCAACAGACAAGGAGTCTCCCGATGCTGCCAAACCTCCGTCTGCCCGCAAAGAAGCTCCAGTAGATGTCAAACCTGCCAAGGAGTCCACGTCAAGTGATAAGGAGAGAGATACTGACAAAGAGAAGGACCGAGAGAAAGAGCGAGACAGGGCGAATGAAAGCGATGTCAGAGCTTCTGAACGTGAAGTGACTGATAAAAGGAAACCTAACCAGGAAAGAGAACGGGCACGGGAGAGAGGCAGCGAGCACGGAGGTGAGCGGAGCTCATCTCATTCCTCCAGAGACAGACCGGCTGACAGGCCAGAACCAACGTCGAGAAAACCAGCCGGTAGGGAGACCGCAACAGGTGTCGCCAACAGAAAACCCGACCACAGAGAAGATTCAAGAGACCACATGGGAACCAGATCAAAAGATGATAGAGAACCTATCAGAAGGAGAGTTTCACCCTCCCCACCCTCAAGGGTTAAGGACTCGCATGTAGATTCTGGAAAGAAAGATAATGATGTTTCTCAAGAGTCACGAAGTCCAATCAGGGATAAGAAAACGTCATCGCAAAGTCTCTCAGAGCCCAAAAGAACCGGGACGGAGGACCACAAAACAGACTCTTCTTTAACTAAGGAGAGCCAGAGCTCTAGGCATTCTGATGTGCGTCCCACAAAAGACAAAGAGCACAGGACTCCTCACAGGGCTTTGACTCCAGAGCCTAAGACCGATGGAGAGAAAGCTCCATCACACAGCGACCACATCAAAGTGCCATCTGCTCGCACCACTCGGCTCGCCTCGGATTTAGCGCGGGAAACCGACGAGGCCGCATTTGTTCCAGACTACAGCGAAAGTGAGAGCGAACCCTCAGACATGGAGGGTAAAACAGATCAAAGGGGGCAAGAGAGGGACAGCAGTGCCAGCCCAAGCCCCTCTGGTAGCCCTGGACATAACAGCAGCCCCAGCTCTCCAGGCAGTCAGGATAGCAAAAAGAAGAAAAAGGACAAAAAGGAGAAGAAAAAACACAAGAagcacaaaaaacacaaaaagcaTAAGAAACACACGAGTAATGAATCTGAGTCTGAGCTCAAAGGACAGAAACACAAACATAAGAAAAAGAAGTCGAAAAAGAGTAAAGACAAAGATAAAGATGAGAAGGATAAggaagagagcgagagagaggagCAGAGGACAAAAGTATCGGTTTAA
- the rbbp6 gene encoding E3 ubiquitin-protein ligase RBBP6 isoform X1 — protein sequence MSCVHYKFSSKLNYDTVTFDGLHITLSDLKRQIMGREKLKAADCDLQITNAQTKEEYTDEGALIPKNSSVIIRRIPIGGVKSTSKTYVIDRSEPSSGSSKAIDESSSISLALLSKTANLAETNASEEDKIKAMMSQSNHEYDPIHYTKKLTGPPPPNYTCFRCGKTGHYIRNCPTNAQDRSFEAPQRIKKSTGIPRSFMVEVDDPNRKGVMLTNSGIYAIPTIDAEAYAIGKKEKPPFLPQNQSSSSEEEDPVPDELLCLICKDLMTDAVVIPCCGNSYCDECIRTCLLESEEHVCPTCKQSDVSPDALIANKFLRQAVNNFRNETGYTKRIRKAAQAATLGSQTQAPVQRPPMKLASSRQQDPLMANVQSSTPSSTPPQSMPVALSPSPPRPSSSTPPPPVSSSTVQSSSAPAVSDYSPTVDSPPHSTKQEDPPLAKESEVPTSSAVPSSESPVATTTAVSKGYHVPVIGQPNMPQHVMHNRSGGQPRPSGQRPTGSRPTWEPHDRSTNRGRGPNDRPPRTQPPPPPMQNLPPVQCTGAPMYMPPALFPPPPHPMPQPPGVIPPQYPMHYPPGQQPPPPYNLPPPVFPPVPPNVQAPWGPPGTQPPIPNPIPTMPAEPFLSKEEFYRQQRRLKEDSQCRFVTREKKSKLDEFTNDFAKELLEYRKIQKERRRSFSRSKSPYRDSTYSGSSYSYSKSRSRSRSPRSYSRSLSRSRSRSRSRSRSRSFSRSPYSRRGRGRSRSFRSRSRSPAYHRSRSRSPSYRARDVSGAAGGIYRSRSRTPPFKNQSPGKKVPPTAPMESERKYNSRYRELPPYDAKAYYGRNVDHSDPYERERYREWEREYREWYDKYLKSYDNPPPGGQLRGRGSRDPYTPERYPPPRPRENSPYGRGERREDYPPPPQSRGGPPRGRGPMTYQEKCTEKYTHIHVNTTGPSRGLKESSKPIKDREASGSTGTESKSLKHKKHRKKKRDDGDLFSHSDSMDETRKDDRKGDSMLMNSNRDDATPVRDEPMDSTAVPYKSTPEKDKKEKTKSKTDKVKRKSESSGQKKEITGKVVKPVKEKEAEAPREKVAPPEPAIKRVKDEPSHKPEASKSQTIESKLMLPRKLMHSRPIKHHQDPKPVKEDPKNKKELAKDSAKQDKVPIKDVKVKKEPEKTVKPEEKIPTKAVDSKPDRKKRKDEKTSLKDLDAPPVKVAKMEVVNVAKSSPKSKPKPESERPIEKEKPAIPSLLDIKPEPVRKIKINREIGKRISSIDRPVSGDDSAHAPSKGRLEKPRGKLRRKVHVSDGSGSVLVDYTSTSSTGGSPIRKHEEKLDLKKTVVKTLEEYTNDSSTPAEDEIVMIKVPRSKWEKEDYESEEDDSKGNIKTSSVNTSSSPPVDENTAAKPTDKESPDAAKPPSARKEAPVDVKPAKESTSSDKERDTDKEKDREKERDRANESDVRASEREVTDKRKPNQERERARERGSEHGGERSSSHSSRDRPADRPEPTSRKPAGRETATGVANRKPDHREDSRDHMGTRSKDDREPIRRRVSPSPPSRVKDSHVDSGKKDNDVSQESRSPIRDKKTSSQSLSEPKRTGTEDHKTDSSLTKESQSSRHSDVRPTKDKEHRTPHRALTPEPKTDGEKAPSHSDHIKVPSARTTRLASDLARETDEAAFVPDYSESESEPSDMEGKTDQRGQERDSSASPSPSGSPGHNSSPSSPGSQDSKKKKKDKKEKKKHKKHKKHKKHKKHTSNESESELKGQKHKHKKKKSKKSKDKDKDEKDKEESEREEQRTKVSV from the exons ATGTCTTGTGTCCATTACAAGTTTTCTTCTAAACTTAACTACGACACGGTCACCTTTGATGGCCTTCACATCACGCTCAGTGATCTGAAACGCCAAATCATGGGGCGAGAAAAACTGAAGGCCGCGGACTGCGACCTGCAAATCACCAACGCGCAAACAAAAGAAG AATACACTGATGAAGGAGCACTCATACCCAAAAACTCATCTGTTATCATCAGACGTATCCCTATTGGAGGGGTCAAGTCGACAAGTAAAACATATGTCAT CGATCGATCTGAACCATCAAGTGGATCTTCAAAAGCA ATTGATGAGTCTTCTTCCATTTCACTGGCCCTGCTTTCAAAG ACAGCCAATCTTGCTGAAACAAATGCGTCAGAGGAAGACAAAATTAAAGCAATGATGTCTCAGTCCAACCATGAATATGACCCCATCCA TTATACAAAAAAGCTTACCGGTCCACCCCCACCAAACTACACGTGCTTTCGCTGTGGAAAAACCGGACATTACATCAGAAACTGCCCAACGAATGCG CAGGATCGAAGTTTCGAAGCTCCTCAACGGATTAAGAAAAGCACAGGAATTCCTCGCAGTTTCATGGTGGAGGTAGATGATCCTAACAGAAAGGGAGTCATGCTGACCAACAGTGGAATATATGCCATTCCCACCATTGATGC TGAGGCGTATGCTATTGGGAAGAAAGAGAAACCGCCTTTTTTGCCCCAGAATCAGTCTTCGTCCTCCGAGGAAGAAGATCCAGTGCCTGATGAGCTGTTGTGTCTGATCTGCAAAGATCTTATGACTGATGCTGTTGTTATTCCCTGCTGTGGAAATAGCTACTGTGATGAGT GTATTCGGACATGTTTGCTGGAGTCTGAAGAACATGTTTGCCCCACGTGCAAACAATCGGATGTTTCTCCTGATGCTCTGATTGCCAACAAGTTTTTGCGTCAA GCAGTAAATAATTTTAGGAATGAAACTGGATACACCAAAAGGATTCGCAAAGCTGCACAGGCGGCTACATTAGGATCCCAGACTCAGGCTCCTGTGCAGCGACCGCCAATGAAACTGGCCTCCTCACGCCAACAGGACCCTCTTATGGCCAATGTTCAGAGCTCAACACCTTCCAGCACCCCTCCTCAGAGCATGCCAGTTGCCTTGTCTCCTTCTCCCCCTCGCCCGTCCTCCAGTACACCACCACCACCTGTCAGCAGCTCTACTGTACAGAGTAGCAGTGCACCTGCAGTCTCAGACTACAGCCCTACGGTGGACTCTCCTCCGCACTCTACCAAGCAGGAGGACCCGCCATTGGCCAA GGAATCTGAGGTCCCCACATCTTCTGCTGTGCCTTCATCTGAAAGCCCTGTGGCGACAACTACTGCCGTTTCGAAA GGATACCATGTACCTGTTATTGGGCAGCCCAATATGCCACAGCACGTCATGCACAACAGATCAG GAGGACAGCCAAGGCCTAGTGGACAAAGGCCAACTGGGAGCCGTCCTACATGGGAACC TCATGACAGGTCCACAAATAGAGGCAGAGGTCCTAATGATCGACCACCAAGAACACAGCCACCTCCTCCTCCAATGCAAAATCTTCCTCCTGTGCAGTGTACAGGAGCTCCAATGTACATGCCTCCTGCTCTCTTTCCACCTCCTCCACACCCTATGCCTCAGCCACCTGGTGTGATTCCTCCGCAGTATCCTATGCATTATCCTCCAGGACAGCAACCTCCTCCTCCCTACAACCTACCACCACCGGTTTTCCCACCAGTCCCACCTAATGTCCAGGCTCCTTGGGGGCCTCCAGGGACTCAACCGCCTATTCCCAACCCAATCCCCACTATGCCAGCAGAACCTTTCCTGTCCAAGGAAGAATTCTACAGACAGCAGCGCAGACTAAAGGAAGA TTCCCAATGTCGATTCGTTACCAGGGAGAAGAAATCTAAGCTTGATGAATTTACCAATGACTTTGCCAAAGAGCTGTTGGAGTATAGAAAGATCCAAAAGGAGAGAAGGCGATCCTTTTCTAG ATCAAAATCTCCTTACAGGGACTCCACATACAGCGGCTCATCGTATTCCTATTCAAAATCTCGCTCTAGGTCCAGATCACCACGCTCATATTCTCGATCATTATCCCGCTCACGTTCTAGATCCCGCTCGCGTTCCCGGTCACGCTCCTTCTCACGTTCACCGTACTCCCGCAGAGGCCGAGGTCGGAGTCGCAGCTTTCGGTCTAGATCACGGAGTCCGGCGTACCATCGTTCTAGGAGCCGATCACCATCATATAGGGCTCGAGATGTGAGTGGAGCGGCCGGTGGAATTTATCGTTCCCGCTCCAGGACGCCACCGTTTAAGAACCAAAGTCCCGGCAAGAAAGTTCCACCTACTGCTCCGATGGAGAGCGAGCGCAAGTACAACAGCAGATACAGAGAGCTTCCTCCTTATGATGCTAAAGCTTACTATGGACGAAATGTAGATCATAGTGATCCCTACGAGAGAGAGCGCTACCGAGAGTGGGAAAGAGAGTACAGGGAGTGGTACGACAAATACCTCAAAAGCTACGACAACCCACCCCCAGGTGGTCAGCTTCGAGGCCGTGGCAGTAGAGATCCTTATACTCCTGAACGTTATCCTCCTCCTCGACCAAGAGAAAACTCCCCTTACGGCAGGGGGGAACGTCGAGAGGATTACCCACCTCCACCTCAGAGCCGCGGTGGCCCTCCGAGAGGCCGCGGTCCCATGACGTACCAAGAAAAGTGCACTGAGAAGTACACCCACATCCATGTCAACACTACTGGACCTAGCAGAGGACTTAAAGAATCTTCTAAACCTATTAAGGATCGAGAGGCCAGTGGCAGCACTGGCACAGAGTCCAAGTCCCTGAAACACAAGAAACATCGCAAGAAAAAGAGAGATGACGGTGACCTCTTTAGCCACTCTGACTCTATGGATGAAACCAGGAAAGATGATCGCAAAGGAGACTCCATGCTTATGAATTCAAACCGTGATGATGCCACACCTGTCAGGGATGAGCCCATGGATAGCACAGCTGTACCCTACAAGAGCACCCCTGAAAAAGACAAGAAAGAGAAGACTAAAAGCAAGACTGACAAAGTTAAACGCAAGTCTGAGAGCAGTGGACAGAAAAAGGAAATAACAGGAAAGGTGGTTAAGCCGGTTAAAGAAAAAGAGGCGGAAGCACCACGAGAGAAGGTGGCTCCCCCTGAACCGGCAATTAAGAGAGTAAAAGACGAACCATCCCACAAACCTGAAGCAAGCAAATCTCAGACCATCGAGTCTAAACTCATGCTCCCTCGTAAGCTCATGCATTCCAGGCCCATCAAACACCATCAAGACCCGAAGCCGGTCAAAGAGGATCCTAAGAACAAAAAAGAACTGGCGAAGGATTCTGCAAAGCAAGACAAGGTTCCCATCAAAGATGTTAAGGTGAAGAAAGAGCCAGAGAAGACGGTGAAACCTGAGGAAAAAATCCCCACCAAGGCAGTTGATAGTAAACCAGATAGAAAAAAACGGAAAGATGAAAAGACATCTCTGAAAGACCTCGACGCTCCTCCAGTAAAAGTAGCTAAAATGGAAGTTGTCAACGTAGCCAAAAGCTCGCCAAAATCTAAACCAAAGCCGGAGAGCGAAAGGCCGATCGAGAAGGAGAAACCTGCCATTCCGTCCCTGTTGGATATTAAGCCAGAACCCGTTAGAAAGATTAAAATTAACAGAGAAATTGGCAAAAGAATATCTAGCATAGATCGCCCTGTTTCAGGAGACGACTCTGCTCATGCCCCGTCAAAGGGCAGGTTAGAAAAGCCAAGAGGAAAATTGAGAAGGAAGGTACATGTTTCTGATGGCTCAGGATCTGTACTTGTCGATTACACCAG CACCAGCTCCACAGGTGGAAGCCCTATCAGAAAGCATGAGGAGAAGCTTGACCTAAAGAAGACTGTGGTGAAGACACTGGAGGAGTACACCAATGACAGCTCCACCCCTGCAGAGGATGAAATTGTCATGATAAAAGTGCCCCGCTCCAAATGGGAAAAAGAAGACTATGAATCGGAGGAAGATGATTCAAAGGGCAACATTAAAACTTCCAGCGTCAACACATCCAGCTCTCCACCCGTGGATGAGAACACTGCTGCCAAACCAACAGACAAGGAGTCTCCCGATGCTGCCAAACCTCCGTCTGCCCGCAAAGAAGCTCCAGTAGATGTCAAACCTGCCAAGGAGTCCACGTCAAGTGATAAGGAGAGAGATACTGACAAAGAGAAGGACCGAGAGAAAGAGCGAGACAGGGCGAATGAAAGCGATGTCAGAGCTTCTGAACGTGAAGTGACTGATAAAAGGAAACCTAACCAGGAAAGAGAACGGGCACGGGAGAGAGGCAGCGAGCACGGAGGTGAGCGGAGCTCATCTCATTCCTCCAGAGACAGACCGGCTGACAGGCCAGAACCAACGTCGAGAAAACCAGCCGGTAGGGAGACCGCAACAGGTGTCGCCAACAGAAAACCCGACCACAGAGAAGATTCAAGAGACCACATGGGAACCAGATCAAAAGATGATAGAGAACCTATCAGAAGGAGAGTTTCACCCTCCCCACCCTCAAGGGTTAAGGACTCGCATGTAGATTCTGGAAAGAAAGATAATGATGTTTCTCAAGAGTCACGAAGTCCAATCAGGGATAAGAAAACGTCATCGCAAAGTCTCTCAGAGCCCAAAAGAACCGGGACGGAGGACCACAAAACAGACTCTTCTTTAACTAAGGAGAGCCAGAGCTCTAGGCATTCTGATGTGCGTCCCACAAAAGACAAAGAGCACAGGACTCCTCACAGGGCTTTGACTCCAGAGCCTAAGACCGATGGAGAGAAAGCTCCATCACACAGCGACCACATCAAAGTGCCATCTGCTCGCACCACTCGGCTCGCCTCGGATTTAGCGCGGGAAACCGACGAGGCCGCATTTGTTCCAGACTACAGCGAAAGTGAGAGCGAACCCTCAGACATGGAGGGTAAAACAGATCAAAGGGGGCAAGAGAGGGACAGCAGTGCCAGCCCAAGCCCCTCTGGTAGCCCTGGACATAACAGCAGCCCCAGCTCTCCAGGCAGTCAGGATAGCAAAAAGAAGAAAAAGGACAAAAAGGAGAAGAAAAAACACAAGAagcacaaaaaacacaaaaagcaTAAGAAACACACGAGTAATGAATCTGAGTCTGAGCTCAAAGGACAGAAACACAAACATAAGAAAAAGAAGTCGAAAAAGAGTAAAGACAAAGATAAAGATGAGAAGGATAAggaagagagcgagagagaggagCAGAGGACAAAAGTATCGGTTTAA